The following are from one region of the Lytechinus pictus isolate F3 Inbred chromosome 4, Lp3.0, whole genome shotgun sequence genome:
- the LOC129261965 gene encoding uncharacterized protein LOC129261965, which yields MDDLTLLNPCTADAQKVLERLGQFISWCRMKFKPRKSRSLTMKKGKLDDRTHYTVGGEAIPSISDAPVKSLGRWFAKELSDKNQINEIRTMVEDGLKRIDKFTLPNKLKLWCLKFGLFPRIMWPLMMYEIAMTHVERMEQRISVHIRKWLGIPPCTTNISFYGHSTKLKLPLSALTEEFKVKKAHMYSTLRDSSDQVVRGTVPDIRTGRKWNAQQEVEEMESRLRHKDMVGPTQTNRAGLGMNPTQYFFKASTKMKRKMVSDEVRHKEEERRVAKAVGLVQQGAWCRWECVEPRSLSWKDIWKMESGTLKFLLRATYDVLPSPHNLKKWAKTENENCHRCGKKGSLRHILSNCQVSLVEGLYTWRHNEILKELSNALKITIEKANQTKPLKAPAMISFVKAGTSTGANRKARQHTSRLLCLARDWQLVSDLDEQMTFPSEIATTNMRPDMVVWSKQSKSVIICELTVPWEENIETAHEYKTSKYAGLILECKERGWKVDYYPVEIGCRGYATKSLHFFLSRMGTTKRRKLALDLMEIATRSSAWIWNKYKANLPNKQLEVASCIDAAGPPPAT from the coding sequence ATGGACGATCTTACCTTACTCAATCCATGCACAGCCGATGCACAGAAGGTTCTGGAACGGCTGGGTCAATTTATAAGCTGGTGCAGGATGAAGTTCAAACCGAGGAAGTCAAGGAGTTTGACCATGAAGAAAGGAAAGTTAGATGATAGGACACACTACACCGTTGGTGGTGAGGCCATTCCATCGATATCAGATGCCCCTGTCAAGAGCTTAGGACGCTGGTTCGCAAAGGAGCTATCTGATAAGAACCAGATAAATGAGATCCGAACAATGGTAGAGGATGGACTTAAGCGTATCGATAAATTTACCCTCCCAAATAAACTCAAGTTGTGGTGCCTAAAGTTCGGTCTCTTTCCAAGGATCATGTGGCCATTGATGATGTACGAGATTGCAATGACGCATGTCGAGAGGATGGAGCAAAGAATCTCAGTGCACATCCGGAAGTGGCTTGGCATCCCTCCATGCACAACAAACATAAGCTTCTATGGCCATTCCACAAAGCTGAAGTTACCCCTGAGCGCTCTTACAGAGGAGTTTAAAGTGAAGAAGGCTCACATGTACTCGACACTTAGGGACTCCAGCGACCAGGTCGTTAGGGGGACTGTGCCAGACATTCGCACAGGACGCAAATGGAATGCCCAGCAAGAAGTTGAGGAAATGGAATCTCGGCTGAGGCACAAGGATATGGTTGGGCCTACACAAACCAATAGAGCAGGGCTAGGCATGAATCCAACCCAGTACTTCTTTAAGGCAAGCACAAAAATGAAGCGGAAGATGGTTTCTGACGAAGTCCGTCACAAAGAGGAGGAACGACGTGTCGCTAAAGCAGTTGGCCTTGTGCAGCAGGGAGCTTGGTGTCGATGGGAGTGTGTAGAACCAAGGTCCCTATCCTGGAAAGACATATGGAAAATGGAATCAGGCACACTCAAATTTTTGTTACGAGCAACCTACGACGTTCTTCCTTCTCCTCATAACCTGAAGAAGTGGGCCAAGACTGAGAACGAGAATTGCCATAGATGTGGAAAGAAGGGTTCACTCAGACACATTCTATCAAATTGTCAGGTGTCTCTGGTAGAAGGCCTGTATACATGGAGGCACAATGAGATCTTGAAAGAACTGAGCAATGCCCTAAAGATCACTATTGAGAAAGCAAACCAGACAAAGCCATTAAAAGCTCCAGCGATGATCTCATTTGTGAAGGCTGGAACAAGTACTGGAGCCAACAGAAAAGCTAGACAACACACAAGTAGGCTCCTTTGTCTAGCAAGAGATTGGCAATTGGTCTCAGACTTGGATGAGCAGATGACCTTTCCCAGTGAGATTGCGACTACCAACATGCGACCAGATATGGTAGTCTGGTCGAAGCAGTCCAAGTCTGTCATCATCTGTGAACTGACTGTGCCATGGGAGGAGAACATTGAGACGGCCCATGAGTACAAGACGTCAAAATATGCCGGACTTATCCTAGAATGTAAGGAGAGGGGATGGAAGGTAGACTACTACCCAGTAGAGATTGGCTGCAGAGGTTATGCGACAAAGTCTCTCCATTTCTTCCTCTCAAGAATGGGGACAACCAAGAGAAGGAAGCTGGCTTTGGACTTAATGGAGATCGCCACAAGGTCCTCAGCCTGGATTTGGAATAAATATAAAGCCAACTTACCAAACAAGCAGCTGGAGGTGGCATCTTGTATTGATGCTGCTGGCCCGCCTCCTGCCACATAG